Proteins encoded together in one Mus caroli chromosome 4, CAROLI_EIJ_v1.1, whole genome shotgun sequence window:
- the Gpx7 gene encoding glutathione peroxidase 7 isoform X1 produces MVAAVATAWLFLWAAACAQSEQDFYDFKAVNIRGKLVSLEKYRGSVSLVVNVASECGFTDQNYRALQQLQRDLGPHHFNVLAFPCNQFGQQEPDTNREIENFARRTYSVSFPMFSKIAVTGTGAHPAFKYLTQTSGKEPTWNFWKYLVDPDGKVVGAWDPTVPVAEIKPHVTEQVMKLILRKREDL; encoded by the exons ATGGTTGCAGCTGTGGCGACGGCGTGGCTGTTCCTGTGGGCCGCGGCCTGCGCGCAATCCGAGCAGGACTTCTACGATTTCAAGGCGGTCAACATCCGGGGCAAGCTGGTGTCGCTGGAGAAGTACCGTGGCTCG GTTTCCCTGGTGGTGAACGTAGCTAGTGAATGTGGCTTCACAGACCAGAACTACCGAGCCTTGCAGCAGCTGCAGCGGGACCTGGGCCCCCATCATTTTAATGTGCTTGCCTTCCCTTGCAACCAGTTTGGCCAACAGGAACCAGACACCAACAGGGAGATTGAGAACTTTGCCCGCCGCACCTATAGTGTCTCTTTTCCCATGTTTAGCAAGATCGCAGTCACTGGCACTGGTGCCCACCCTGCCTTCAAGTACCTAACCC AGACTTCTGGGAAGGAGCCCACCTGGAACTTCTGGAAGTACCTAGTGGACCCAGACGGAAAGGTGGTGGGAGCGTGGGACCCCACTGTGCCAGTGGCGGAGATCAAGCCCCATGTTACAGAGCAGGTGATGAAGCTCATCCTTCGGAAACGAGAAGACTTGTGA
- the Gpx7 gene encoding glutathione peroxidase 7 isoform X2 — translation MVAAVATAWLFLWAAACAQSEQDFYDFKAVNIRGKLVSLEKYRGSVSLVVNVASECGFTDQNYRALQQLQRDLGPHHFNVLAFPCNQFGQQEPDTNREIENFARRTYSVSFPMFSKIAVTGTGAHPAFKYLTHFIGSRILQSRPTLGKEQGGEGVPRLHIHTV, via the exons ATGGTTGCAGCTGTGGCGACGGCGTGGCTGTTCCTGTGGGCCGCGGCCTGCGCGCAATCCGAGCAGGACTTCTACGATTTCAAGGCGGTCAACATCCGGGGCAAGCTGGTGTCGCTGGAGAAGTACCGTGGCTCG GTTTCCCTGGTGGTGAACGTAGCTAGTGAATGTGGCTTCACAGACCAGAACTACCGAGCCTTGCAGCAGCTGCAGCGGGACCTGGGCCCCCATCATTTTAATGTGCTTGCCTTCCCTTGCAACCAGTTTGGCCAACAGGAACCAGACACCAACAGGGAGATTGAGAACTTTGCCCGCCGCACCTATAGTGTCTCTTTTCCCATGTTTAGCAAGATCGCAGTCACTGGCACTGGTGCCCACCCTGCCTTCAAGTACCTAACCC ATTTCATTGGAAGCAGGATACTGCAGAGCAGGCCCACACTTGGGAAGGAGCAAGGAGGAGAAGGCGTTCCAAGGCTGCACATCCACACTGTCTAG